One Deinococcus aestuarii genomic window, GGCAGTCGACGTGGGAGTAGTGGCGGGTGGGGGTGTTGTACTCGACGTGGGCGGTGTTGATGGTGATGCCGCGGGCCTTTTCCTCGGGGGCCTTGTCGATCTGGTCGTAGGCCAGCTTCTCGACCGTCGGGTCCGC contains:
- a CDS encoding GTP-binding protein, which codes for MAKGTFERTKPHVNVGTIGHVDHGKTTLTAAITFTAAAADPTVEKLAYDQIDKAPEEKARGITINTAHVEYNTPTRHYSHVDC